The following coding sequences are from one Triticum aestivum cultivar Chinese Spring chromosome 5A, IWGSC CS RefSeq v2.1, whole genome shotgun sequence window:
- the LOC123108614 gene encoding probable carboxylesterase 17: MADTVCCKKLVEDIGGWIKVYDDGTIERSPPPPEASQLATTIAPYDVPRNGVTVHDIRANPPLRLYLPEAAPLAGRRLPVLLHFHAGVFCLTDPTWSLYHCFYARLAASIPIAGIVSITLPLAPEHPLPAAIAAGFAAIDWLKSLAQPGLLAEPVLEPTSDPVGKLKAVADFSRVFLIGDSNGANLVHHVAAGFNSAEPAYRGPVRLAGAIMLNPGFSRSTPSRSESADMQLDPYVDYKLADRLLALALPKGATRDHPYIWPVRDDAAAAVLAMPPLLVSVATLDTMRDRQVEYCNVMRRAGKDVEVAQSPGVGHMFYLNQGAPEPADEEAAARIAELIEAIRGFVGRRHGCVARM; the protein is encoded by the coding sequence ATGGCAGACACTGTCTGCTGCAAGAAACTAGTGGAGGACATCGGGGGTTGGATCAAGGTCTACGACGACGGCACCATCGAGCGGTCTCCGCCTCCCCCGGAGGCAAGCCAACTAGCAACCACCATTGCGCCGTACGATGTGCCGCGCAACGGTGTAACGGTGCACGACATCCGGGCCAACCCGCCTCTCCGCCTCTACCTCCCGGAGGCGGCTCCTTTGGCTGGTCGCCGTCTTCCGGTCCTCCTCCACTTCCACGCCGGCGTGTTCTGCCTGACCGACCCTACCTGGTCGCTGTACCATTGCTTCTATGCCCGTCTCGCCGCTTCCATCCCCATTGCCGGTATCGTGTCCATCACTCTCCCCCTTGCTCCGGAGCACCCGCTCCCGGCGGCCATAGCCGCCGGCTTTGCCGCCATTGACTGGCTGAAGTCGCTCGCTCAGCCAGGGCTGCTAGCTGAACCGGTCCTTGAGCCGACGTCCGACCCGGTGGGGAAGCTCAAGGCCGTGGCCGACTTTTCACGTGTCTTCCTGATAGGTGACAGCAATGGAGCCAACCTGGTGCACCATGTTGCCGCCGGGTTCAACTCGGCGGAGCCGGCCTACCGGGGCCCGGTCCGGCTCGCCGGAGCCATTATGCTCAACCCGGGTTTCTCCCGGTCCACTCCAAGCCGATCCGAGTCGGCCGACATGCAACTGGACCCGTACGTGGACTACAAGCTGGCGGACAGGCTCCTGGCGCTGGCACTCCCCAAAGGCGCCACCCGAGACCACCCCTACATTTGGCCCGTCCGggacgacgcggcggcggcagttcTGGCCATGCCGCCGCTTCTGGTGAGTGTCGCGACCTTGGACACGATGCGTGACCGGCAGGTTGAGTATTGCAACGTGATGCGGCGCGCTGGGAAGGATGTAGAGGTGGCGCAGAGCCCCGGTGTGGGCCATATGTTCTACCTTAACCAGGGCGCCCCCGAGccggccgacgaggaggcggcggcgcgcatcgccgagctcatcgAGGCCATCAGAGGCTTCGTCGGCAGGCGCCACGGCTGTGTCGCTCGGATGTAG
- the LOC123102406 gene encoding aspartic proteinase nepenthesin-1: protein MARTLVLLLVLLCSSASLVTSSTSAGAGLRMKLTHVDDKAGYTTEERVRRAVALSRERLASMQQQRGAVGDVSAPVHLATRQYIAEYLIGDPPQRADALIDTGSNLIWTQCATTCLKACAKQDLPYYNLSSSASFAPVSCADSAKLCAANGVHLCGLDGSCTFIASYGAGSVIGSLGTEAFTFQSGAARLAFGCVSLTQIAKGALNGASGLIGLGRGRLSLVSQTGATKFSYCLTPYLRNHGASSHLFVGASASLSGAGGAVTSIPFVKSPKEYPYSTFYYLPLTGISVGKTKLPIPSAAFELRRIAAGYWSGGVIIDTGSPVTALADAAYRALGEEVTRQLNRSLVQPPADTGLDLCVARDDVDKVVPALVFHFSGGADMAVPAGSYWGPVDKSTACMLIEEGGYESVIGNFQQQDLHLLYDIGKGELSFQTADCSAL, encoded by the coding sequence ATGGCGCGAACTTTGGTGTTGCTGCTCGTGCTACTGTGCTCCAGCGCAAGCCTCGTCACAAGTAGCACCAGCGCAGGGGCAGGGCTCCGCATGAAGCTCACCCACGTCGACGACAAGGCCGGCTACACCACGGAGGAGCGCGTGCGGCGCGCCGTCGCCCTAAGCCGGGAACGCCTGGCCTCCATGCAGCAGCAGCGTGGGGCAGTCGGCGACGTGAGCGCGCCGGTCCACCTGGCCACCCGGCAGTACATCGCCGAGTACCTCATCGGCGACCCGCCCCAGCGCGCGGACGCCCTCATCGACACCGGCAGCAACCTTATCTGGACCCAGTGCGCGACGACGTGCCTCAAGGCGTGCGCCAAGCAGGACCTGCCCTACTACAACCTGTCGAGCTCGGCGAGCTTCGCGCCCGTGTCGTGCGCGGACAGCGCCAAGCTGTGCGCGGCCAACGGCGTGCACCTCTGCGGCCTGGACGGCAGCTGCACCTTCATCGCCAGCTACGGCGCCGGCAGCGTCATCGGGTCGCTCGGCACGGAGGCCTTCACCTTCCAGTCCGGCGCGGCGAGGCTGGCCTTCGGGTGCGTGAGCCTGACGCAGATCGCGAAGGGCGCCCTGAACGGCGCGTCTGGGCTCATCGGGCTCGGCCGCGGCCGCCTGTCGCTCGTCTCCCAGACGGGCGCCACAAAGTTCTCCTACTGCCTCACCCCCTATCTCCGCAACCACGGCGCATCCAGCCACCTGTTCGTCGGCGCGTCGGCGAGCCTGAGCGGCGCCGGCGGCGCCGTGACATCCATACCGTTCGTGAAGAGCCCCAAGGAGTACCCCTACAGCACGTTCTACTACCTCCCTTTGACGGGGATCAGCGTGGGGAAGACCAAGCTGCCGATCCCCAGCGCGGCCTTCGAGCTCAGGCGGATCGCTGCTGGGTACTGGTCCGGCGGGGTGATCATCGACACCGGCAGCCCTGTGACGGCCCTCGCCGACGCCGCGTACAGGGCGCTGGGTGAGGAGGTGACCCGGCAGCTGAACCGCAGCCTCGTGCAGCCGCCGGCGGACACCGGACTGGACCTGTGTGTGGCACGGGACGACGTCGACAAGGTCGTGCCGGCGCTGGTCTTCCACTTCAGCGGCGGTGCGGACATGGCGGTGCCGGCGGGGAGCTACTGGGGGCCCGTGGACAAGTCGACGGCGTGCATGCTGATCGAGGAAGGGGGTTACGAGAGCGTCATCGGCAACTTCCAGCAGCAAGACTTGCACCTGCTCTACGACATCGGCAAGGGAGAACTTTCGTTCCAGACCGCGGACTGCAGCGCGCTCTGA
- the LOC123102407 gene encoding eukaryotic translation initiation factor 2 subunit gamma, whose product MARRGLMEQDLTKLDVTKLHPLSPEVISRQATINIGTIGHVAHGKSTVVKAISGVQTVRFKNELERNITIKLGYANAKIYKCEDDRCPRPMCYKAYGSGKEDTPACDVPGFENTRMKLLRHVSFVDCPGHDILMATMLNGAAIMDGALLLIAANESCPQPQTSEHLAAVEIMRLQHLIILQNKIDLIQESAAMNQHEAIQKFIQGTIAEGAPVVPISAQLKYNIDVICEYIIKKIPIPERNFTSPPNMIVIRSFDVNKPGSEVDEIRGGVAGGSILRGVLRVNQNIEVRPGIVMKDESGNIKCTPIYSRIVSLYAEQNELQFAVPGGLIGVGTTMDPTLTRADRLVGQVLGEIGSLPDVFVELEINFFLLRRLLGVRTKGTEKAGKVSKLTKGEILMLNIGSMSTGARVVAVKNDLAKLQLTAPVCTSKGEKVALSRRVEKHWRLIGWGQIQAGATLEVPPCPL is encoded by the exons ATGGCGCGCCGAGGATTGATGGAGCAGGACCTAACCAAGCTTGATGTCACCAAGCTGCACCCGTTGTCGCCTGAAGTTATCTCGCGCCAAGCAACGATCAACATCG GTACAATTGGTCACGTGGCCCATGGGAAGTCTACTGTTGTGAAAGCTATATCTGGAGTTCAG ACTGTTCGCTTCAAGAATGAGCTTGAACGTAACATCACTATCAAGCTGGGATATGCTAATGCAAAAATCTATAAATGCGAAGATGACAGATGTCCACGACCAATGTGTTACAA GGCTTATGGAAGCGGGAAAGAAGATACTCCTGCCTGTGATGTTCCTGGGTTTGAAAACACTAGGATGAAGCTCCTGAGACATGTTTCCTTTGTTGATTGCCCG GGCCACGACATTCTCATGGCTACAATGCTTAATGGAGCAGCCATCATGGATGGAGCCTTGCTTCTGATAGCAGCAAATGAAAGTTGCCCACAACCCCAGACATCTGAGCATCTAGCAGCAGTTGAAATCATGCGTCTCCAACATCTCATAATTTTGCAGAATAAGATTGATCTTATCCAGGAAAGTGCAGCAATGAACCAGCATGAAGCAATCCAAAAATTTATCCAG GGCACGATAGCTGAAGGTGCTCCTGTGGTGCCAATATCTGCCCAGCTGAAGTACAACATTGATGTGATCTGTGAATACATTATTAAGAAAATCCCCATTCCGGAAAGGAACTTCACTTCACCTCCCAACATGATTGTTATTCGTTCCTTTGATGTCAACAAGCCTGGTTCAGAGGTTGATGAAATTAGGGGTGGGGTAGCAGGTGGCAGCATTCTCAGG GGAGTCCTCAGGGTGAACCAGAACATTGAAGTTCGCCCTGGCATTGTCATGAAGGATGAGAGTGGCAACATCAAGTGCACCCCAATCTATTCAAGGATTGTCTCGCTCTACGCTGAGCAGAATGAACTCCAATTTGCTGTGCCAGGAGGGCTTATTGGTGTGGGAACAACCATGGATCCAACTTTGACTCGTGCTGACAGGCTGGTTGGCCAGGTTCTAGGAGAAATCGGGTCGCTCCCTGACGTATTCGTGGAGCTCGAG ATCAACTTCTTCCTTCTCCGAAGGCTGCTGGGTGTCAGAACAAAGGGTACAGAGAAGGCAGGTAAGGTCTCCAAGCTCACCAAGGGGGAGATCCTGATGCTTAACATCGGATCCATGTCCACCGGCGCCCGTGTGGTCGCCGTGAAGAACGATCTCGCCAAGCTCCAGCTCACCGCGCCCGTCTGCACAAGTAAAGGCGAGAAGGTCGCGTTGAGCCGCCGTGTCGAGAAGCATTGGCGCCTCATTGGATGGGGCCAGATCCAAGCTGGTGCGACCCTCGAAGTTCCACCGTGCCCGCTCTGA